CATAGGCTACTCCTGGGCAGGGGTGGAGCCGCAGCGCTTTAACGAAGGGCCCCTCCCAGCTACAGAGAAGCTACTTAAGCGAATGAAGGTAGGCATTAACTACTTCGACCTCTTCGAGGTCAACGAGGCCTTCGCCTCTAACAACGTGCTCTTCAACCGTAAGTTCGGAGTCCCGTACGATAGAATAAACGTGTTCGGAGGAGCCATAGCCCTCGGCCACCCGATAGGGTGCAGCGGAGCGAGGGTAGTGGTGACCTTAATTAACGCGCTCAGAGTCAAGGGGATGAAGAGGGGGCTAGCGACGCTCTGCCATGGGAGCGGCGGTGGAACTGCGCTGGCAGTAGAGCTCGTGTAGCTTAGCCGTGAGGAGGGCGCTCAGCGGGCTCAGCTACTCGGAATAGACGACTATACTAGCTAGCCCTCTTAGAGCTAATGATGGATACAACGTCCCCGTCCTTAAGAACGTAGTCCTCTCCAAGCCTCCTCTTTGTCCTAGCGTCTATGGCGCACACGAAGCCCTCGCCTAGCTCTGAGTGGATCATGTACGCTAGCCCCCTGGCTGTAGTGCCGCTTAAAACCAGCCTAGCCTCAGGTAGGACCCTGCCTTCACTATCTGTAAACCTCTCCGGGTCTCTGACTGGGTATACTACTATCATCCTTAACAGGTCCCTAAAGGCTGCGTTTATAGCCTCCTGGACGCCCGTCGACCCGTACTTGTCTAACACCCTATCCTTAATTATTTTCAGGGCGCTCAGCTGCTTACCCGTGATCCTCCCGTGGCCAACTACCTCAAAACTATCCTCCCCAGGTATGTACTTAATTAACCCCTTCTCAGCAGCTCTCCTCAACGCTAACTCAGCCTCAGCACAGCAGGGGATAACGTAGTAGCCAGCCTCCCTAAGCCTCTTAACGTTCTCCTCAGCGTAGGGGAGGTCCACCTTGTTCGCAGCTATCAGCATCGGCTTAGAAATCCTCCTAAGCGCGTCAACGAACCTTAGGAAGTCCTCGTCGCTCCACTTTAGCGGCTTCTCGTCAACTAGCTCGCTAGCCTTCAGCGCCTCTAGCACGTGGACCCTCCTCACCGCTAAACCGCTCAGCCTCTCCTCTAAGATCGACGTAAGGTCGCCACACCCAGCATCGACAGCTCTAGCTACCTTAGGCCAGTCCTTCTTTATTATTTGAGCCATCCACATAGTTAGCTCTCTCTCTAAGAACCTGGCGTCTTCGAGAGGGTCGTGGGAGCCCGGCTTCACTAGCCTGCCTTCAATGTCAGTTGAGCCGGAGGCGTCTACGATGTGTATTAAGGCGTCGGCCTTCCTAATCTCATCTAGAAACTGGTTCCCAA
This DNA window, taken from Candidatus Nezhaarchaeota archaeon, encodes the following:
- a CDS encoding redox-regulated ATPase YchF, encoding MMVGIVGKPNVGKSTFFSAATLLSVEIASYPFTTIKPNRGVGYFKTKCLCRELNVKDSPVNSMCVEGFRFIPVELVDCAGLVPDAWQGRGLGNQFLDEIRKADALIHIVDASGSTDIEGRLVKPGSHDPLEDARFLERELTMWMAQIIKKDWPKVARAVDAGCGDLTSILEERLSGLAVRRVHVLEALKASELVDEKPLKWSDEDFLRFVDALRRISKPMLIAANKVDLPYAEENVKRLREAGYYVIPCCAEAELALRRAAEKGLIKYIPGEDSFEVVGHGRITGKQLSALKIIKDRVLDKYGSTGVQEAINAAFRDLLRMIVVYPVRDPERFTDSEGRVLPEARLVLSGTTARGLAYMIHSELGEGFVCAIDARTKRRLGEDYVLKDGDVVSIISSKRAS